One segment of Parvularcula sp. IMCC14364 DNA contains the following:
- a CDS encoding disulfide bond formation protein B, with translation MMGKFFYLLTIPVRALLICGLASAGLLAAAHLFERVGDLPPCALCLDQREVHWAALAVFVIARGVIVVTNSTRALTIGLIVMILVYGYSTWLSGYHAGVEWKWWPGPETCSATTDLSGPINPLDALGDTVVPCTEAAWRLFGISMAGYNFLISLGLMMLAAAGAWRNIASDTATLAGRGWNA, from the coding sequence ATGATGGGCAAGTTTTTCTACCTGCTGACGATCCCTGTACGCGCATTACTCATTTGCGGGCTTGCCAGTGCGGGATTGCTGGCAGCGGCGCATCTATTCGAGCGTGTGGGTGACCTTCCCCCTTGCGCCCTCTGCCTCGACCAGCGTGAAGTGCACTGGGCGGCCCTTGCCGTCTTTGTCATCGCGCGCGGGGTCATTGTCGTAACCAATTCCACGCGCGCCCTGACAATCGGGCTCATTGTTATGATACTTGTCTATGGCTACTCCACCTGGCTCTCCGGATATCATGCTGGTGTCGAGTGGAAATGGTGGCCGGGCCCGGAAACCTGCAGTGCCACGACGGACCTCAGTGGCCCGATCAATCCCCTGGACGCGCTCGGGGATACAGTCGTGCCGTGTACGGAAGCTGCCTGGAGATTGTTTGGCATCTCCATGGCGGGCTACAACTTTCTGATCTCACTGGGCTTGATGATGCTGGCGGCTGCAGGGGCCTGGCGCAACATTGCCTCAGACACGGCCACCCTTGCCGGGCGCGGCTGGAACGCCTAA